In one Suricata suricatta isolate VVHF042 chromosome 9, meerkat_22Aug2017_6uvM2_HiC, whole genome shotgun sequence genomic region, the following are encoded:
- the RMDN3 gene encoding regulator of microtubule dynamics protein 3 isoform X2, which yields MEESQRVARRRRFPFARERSDSTGSSSVYFTATSGALFTDAESEGGYTTANAESDYERDSDRESDHGEDEVSCETVKMGRKDSLDLEAEAEAEAASGPVARALEAGGSPGLEDVLPLLQQADELHQGSEQGKREGFRLLLNNKLAYGSRQDFLWRLARAYSDMCELTEEVSEKKSYALNGKEEAEAALEKGDESAECHQWYAVLCGQLAEHESIQRRIQSGFSFKEHVDKAIALQPENPMAHFLLGRWCYQVSHLSWLEKKTATALFESPLSATVQDALQSFLKAEELQPGFSKAGRVYISKCYRELGKNSEARQWMKLALELPDVTNEDSAFQKDLEELEVILRE from the exons ATGGAAGAGAGCCAGAGAGTGGCCCGGCGGCGGAGATTCCCTTTTGCCCGAGAGAGGAGTGACTCTACTGGCTCCAGCTCCGTCTACTTCACGGCCACCTCGGGAGCCCTGTTCACAGATGCCGAGAGCGAAGGCGG GTATACCACGGCCAACGCGGAGTCTGACTACGAGCGGGACTCTGACAGGGAAAGTGATCATGGGGAAGATGAAGTAAGCTGTGAGACTGTGAAGATGGGAAGAAAGGATTCTCTGGACctggaggcggaggcggaggcggaggcggcTTCAGGCCCGGTGGCCAGAGCCCTGGAGGCCGGAGGCTCCCCTGGCCTGGAGGATGTGCTGCCCCTCCTGCAGCAGGCCGATGAGCTACACCAGGGCAGCGAGCAGGGCAAGCGGGAGGGCTTCCGGCTGCTGCTCAACAACAAGCTGGCG TATGGAAGTCGGCAGGACTTTCTCTGGCGCCTGGCTCGGGCCTATAGTGACATGTGCGAGCTCACTGAGGAAGTGAGCGAGAAGAAGTCATATGCCCTAAATG GAAAAGAAGAAGCGGAGGCTGCCCTGGAGAAGGGGGATGAGAGTGCTGAATGTCACCAGTG GTATGCAGTGCTTTGTGGTCAGCTGGCTGAGCATGAGAGCATCCAGAGGCGCATCCAGAGTGGCTTTAGCTTCAAG GAGCATGTGGACAAAGCCATTGCTCTCCAGCCAGAAAACCCTATGGCTCACTTTCTTCTTGGCAGGTGGTGCTACCAG GTTTCTCACCTGAGCTGGCTTGAGAAAAAAACTGCTACAGCCTTGTTCGAAAGCCCTCTCAGTGCCACTGTGCAGGATGCCCTCCAGAGCTTCTTAAAG GCTGAAGAACTACAGCCAGGATTTTCCAAAGCAGGGAGGGTATATATTTCCAAG TGCTACAGGGAACTAGGAAAAAATTCTGAAGCTAGACAGTGGATGAAGTTAGCCCTGGAGCTGCCAGATGTCACTAATGAG GATTCAGCTTTCCAAAAGGACTTGGAAGAATTGGAAgtaattttaagagaataa
- the RMDN3 gene encoding regulator of microtubule dynamics protein 3 isoform X1, giving the protein MSRLGVLGGAQAGLGLLLGTAAGLGFLCALYSQRWKRTQRHGHNQSLPNSLEYTRTSEPGRQVRPLRAVPGEAGDAAVLPSLPREGQEEVLDRLDFVLSSLAAVRREVEELRSSLQGLAGQIVGEVRSHMEESQRVARRRRFPFARERSDSTGSSSVYFTATSGALFTDAESEGGYTTANAESDYERDSDRESDHGEDEVSCETVKMGRKDSLDLEAEAEAEAASGPVARALEAGGSPGLEDVLPLLQQADELHQGSEQGKREGFRLLLNNKLAYGSRQDFLWRLARAYSDMCELTEEVSEKKSYALNGKEEAEAALEKGDESAECHQWYAVLCGQLAEHESIQRRIQSGFSFKEHVDKAIALQPENPMAHFLLGRWCYQVSHLSWLEKKTATALFESPLSATVQDALQSFLKAEELQPGFSKAGRVYISKCYRELGKNSEARQWMKLALELPDVTNEDSAFQKDLEELEVILRE; this is encoded by the exons ATGTCTAGACTGGGGGTCTTGGGCGGCGCCCAGGCCGGGTTGGGACTGTTGCTGGGCACCGCCGCGGGCCTTGGATTCCTGTGTGCCCTTTACAGCCAGCGGTGGAAACGGACCCAGCGCCACGGCCACAACCAGAGCCTACCGAACTCCCTGGAATACACACGGACCTCAGAGCCCGGACGCCAGG TGAGGCCTTTGCGGGCGGTCCCCGGCGAGGCTGGAGATGCTGCGGTGCTGCCCAGCCTTCCACGAGAAGGGCAGGAGGAGGTGCTGGACCGCCTGGACTTTGTGCTCAGCAGCCTGGCGGCCGTGCGGCGGGAGGTGGAGGAGCTCAGGAGCAGCCTGCAGGGGCTTGCCGGGCAGATTGTTGGGGAGGTCCG ATCCCACATGGAAGAGAGCCAGAGAGTGGCCCGGCGGCGGAGATTCCCTTTTGCCCGAGAGAGGAGTGACTCTACTGGCTCCAGCTCCGTCTACTTCACGGCCACCTCGGGAGCCCTGTTCACAGATGCCGAGAGCGAAGGCGG GTATACCACGGCCAACGCGGAGTCTGACTACGAGCGGGACTCTGACAGGGAAAGTGATCATGGGGAAGATGAAGTAAGCTGTGAGACTGTGAAGATGGGAAGAAAGGATTCTCTGGACctggaggcggaggcggaggcggaggcggcTTCAGGCCCGGTGGCCAGAGCCCTGGAGGCCGGAGGCTCCCCTGGCCTGGAGGATGTGCTGCCCCTCCTGCAGCAGGCCGATGAGCTACACCAGGGCAGCGAGCAGGGCAAGCGGGAGGGCTTCCGGCTGCTGCTCAACAACAAGCTGGCG TATGGAAGTCGGCAGGACTTTCTCTGGCGCCTGGCTCGGGCCTATAGTGACATGTGCGAGCTCACTGAGGAAGTGAGCGAGAAGAAGTCATATGCCCTAAATG GAAAAGAAGAAGCGGAGGCTGCCCTGGAGAAGGGGGATGAGAGTGCTGAATGTCACCAGTG GTATGCAGTGCTTTGTGGTCAGCTGGCTGAGCATGAGAGCATCCAGAGGCGCATCCAGAGTGGCTTTAGCTTCAAG GAGCATGTGGACAAAGCCATTGCTCTCCAGCCAGAAAACCCTATGGCTCACTTTCTTCTTGGCAGGTGGTGCTACCAG GTTTCTCACCTGAGCTGGCTTGAGAAAAAAACTGCTACAGCCTTGTTCGAAAGCCCTCTCAGTGCCACTGTGCAGGATGCCCTCCAGAGCTTCTTAAAG GCTGAAGAACTACAGCCAGGATTTTCCAAAGCAGGGAGGGTATATATTTCCAAG TGCTACAGGGAACTAGGAAAAAATTCTGAAGCTAGACAGTGGATGAAGTTAGCCCTGGAGCTGCCAGATGTCACTAATGAG GATTCAGCTTTCCAAAAGGACTTGGAAGAATTGGAAgtaattttaagagaataa